The DNA segment GGATTGGATGTTCTTCTCCAGCTCTGTAGGGGCTGGAAGCCTGTCATGCTGAGGCATCCAAGCTCATTAATGGAGCTGTGAATACCCACATGCAATGCCCTGCAACCCCACTCCCAGCATGTAAATCCCACATCCCAGCTCTGGAGTCTGCAAAACACACTTGGAGGGTTTAGAAATTTGACCTGGAGAATGaaaacaggaggagaaggagaaagggacCAGTAAGTCAGACAGAGACAGGATGGGAGTTGAGTCCTCCTTGCCATACCCTAACCAGACCCACCAGGCTCTGGAGAGGCTCCATCCATGAAGCTGATGGCTATGGGACACACAGGgatccctggggctgctggtgtGACAGTGACCCATGTCATCTCCACTACCCTCACACTGTGTGGCCAAGAGCAGGAAGCTGCATGCTCCCTGTCAGCCCAGGGAATGGAGCTCTGTGCCAGTCATGGGGCCACCATGAGCTGCCAGCATCCCACAGCCAAGGAAAGCCAGTGACCCACTAAACCAGGTGTGATGAGCCACTACCTCTATCCACAGGGTGCAGCTTCAGCCAGCCCCAAAAGCAGGGTCTGGAAGGCACCACGCAATGGGGACTCACCATCCAACTCTCTGCTAACAAAATCCTGCAAAACAAGCTTATAAGGTCCATCTCCCCCAGGCTCAGGCCTTGCTAAGGTGAACGCTATAATGTCTCCAGAGACACATCCCTTATTTCCTCCCTCTCGACTGCTGAGCTCCTGACACTTCCTCCACAGAGGATGGGAAGAACAAGGCTGTCATACCTTGGATGTACATCAAAAAATTGTTCCTCAGATCAAAGAATCATCATAATCCCacaacagtttgggttggaagggaccttaaagctccaCTTGTTCCATGCCCCTGctataggcagggacaccttccaccagcccaggttgttccaagccccatctaGCCAGGCTttgaacactccagggatggggcagccacagcttctttgggcaacctgtgccagggcctccccacattcacaaggaagaaattcctcccaatatcccatctatccctgccctctggcaatgggaaggcattcctttttgttctgtcactccaaGCCattgtcccaagtccctctccagctctcttggagcccctttaggcacagGAAACCAGTCTAAGGTCACCCCTTAGGTCTctattctccaggctgaacaatcccagctctctcagactGTCTCCATGGCAGAGAGGCTCCAGCtcttggagcatctctgtggccttcTTTGGACTCACTCCAAGAGGTCCACAGTCAATGAAGAGAAGTTAAACAAGCTGTGACAGAGCCAAGGTCACACTAAGGTGCGGCTTCGCATTTGCTACGTTCACcttcctctcttctcccagtGCGCAGGCTCCCAGTAGCATCCCCCAGATCCAGACCTTGGATCCAAAAGAGCCAAGGGCAGTGTTAAATGGGTTTGGTTTGAGCCCTGAGGGCTTCCAAGTGGGTCATGGGaacccagctcagctcagctggtggCTTGCAGGGGGCATGTGATGGTGACCAGCAAGCTCTTGGATAGCTACATTGTTTACCAGCTTGATCGCTggtcccaggggctgctgcagaaGAGCTTTCCATTCAAATTTCCAGGATGTCCAGCCAGGGAGAGAAATGCTTCTGTCTCTcaggcacagagagaaatgTGGCCAGTCAGGGCTGGTTCCACTTCAGTGACACTTTACAAGTagcctgctccttcccacagagcCAATCGgagctcctgcatccctgggacTGCAGTGTCCTCTCTTCTTTCaccccatggacacactttgagGCCACAAACCTCCAGGATCAGGTCTttctcccacacacacacatggccTCTTCAGGCTGTGTCTGGCTCCTGCAGGACTGGGGTCACTGTCCCTGCTTGCACAtggccacagggatgggcacaggctCACACACACTTCTGTGCACCCCATGGCACCCTACAGCAATGGTGTCACTCCCTCTAGGCCATAAATCTGTCTGGTCACCCttgttctctgctctgcagccccaagGCCACCCCAAGGTCTTTCCAGCTCCAGATCTACCACTCCCTGCCCACTGCGGCAGCTCTTTAGCCAAGCGTGGCACTTGGCATGTCTGTCTCTGGCACCCAGAGCTTCCCAAGCTTGGAAACACATGGCCCCACTATGATCCAGTGTGCCTAGAGGAGCAGAacaggcagtgcaggcagcctTCCTCCCCAGGCAAGGCCCTGGGAGCAGTTGCAGCTCTCCAGCTGtctccctgctgtcccttccATGAGTTTTATCCCAGCTGATGCTGGTCTTAAGTGCGGGACCCCAGGGTGAGTACTGGGGCTGTTCCCCATCCTCATCACAGGGCTGGATGAGGGGGTAAGTACGCCCTCATCTTGCAGCTGAGGCTAAACCTGGGGGAAGGGATGTGCAAATGGCTGACCCTCAGTCCATGTGGAGCCCAAGAAATCCAAAATTTAGGTCAAAAAGCCTTGGGGATATCAAGAAGATGGGCAAGATAACCTCAGGTTTCACCTAGACTGGGAACCAAGGGACTGATCTGAGACTGAACAAGGTCCTGGATAGGGTTCTGGACAAGCAACTGAACAAATGGGACAAACTGCACCTTGAGGAGGAGTGTGGCCACCcgcctgtcccctctgtgcacCTCCAGGGAACCCCCAGCTAGGTGGTGTGTCCAGAGTGGCCTTCCCATTTCAGGgtgaggcagaggagctggagagtGAGCAGATGATGCTGGCAGGACTAGGACCTGGGGCTACAGGAGTGGTGGCTTGGGATTTACCAGCTACCTGGAAGGCCAGTGCATTGCTGATAGAGCTGGTCTCTCTTGGTAGGGCATCAGATGTatcaaaggaaaaggaacattAATTGCAGCTTCAGGGTGGGCGGTAGAATGGCtgttttttccctgggaggtggtACAGCTGTGGGACCTGTGAGGTGGGCAAATCCATTCTTCAAGACAGGTTAAAGCCATGGGTGACTTCACCTGTGCTAGTGGTGTTTCTGCTCCAAACAGGAGGGATAAAGACCCCCAGGTGTCCCTCCCCACCACCTTGAGCCCAGTGGGGGGCAACTTCTCACCTGCAAATTCTTTCCCATCCCCAGGCCAGGAGCCCACCCCACACTCTCAGGACACCTTGACTGCCAAAGTCCTGTGCACTGGAGCGTGGCCCCATCCCAGGCATGCCAGGGCCCACGCTTGAATTGTTTCCGCCGCGGTGCCGGCAGGCCTGGCTGCTTCTCCGGGCATCAGCTGATCCTCCCAGTGAGCTGGTGCTGCAAAGTCAGGCACAGAGATTGCCAGGGCACCggtgaggggagagcaggggcagcaggacgAGGGGCTCAGGGAGCcgagggcagctctgccctgaaaGCCGAGCCACCTGCGCACTGCTACCTGCTGAATAATAGAGGAGCTGACAGCCAGCGGAGAGAAATGTGATGCTGGTGAGCCAGCCGGGGAAGACATctgagctcccagcagctgcGATAGCAACTGCAGGGAAGGAGCCTTCCCCCTGCTGCTCCGTGCGGCACAGCGTGGCCGGGGTGGCTGGAGGTCTGTGCCCACGCTGGTGTGCCTGGCTGACCAGTGCCCACGCCAGGGGCACAGTCTCAGGGCTGGGAGGATGATGTGAGCTGCAGCAGGCACCCCGCGAGGCAGAGCTCAAGGGCATAGCCGGGTTTCCCAGGAGGTGAGGCAGAAGGAGCCTGCCTGCAGTCAGTGCCCACACCTGGggtccagcagctcagccccatgTCCAGAGGAGGGGAAATTGTTTATATCCCGGATGACTCCGACTTCAGCTCCTTCAGGGATCAGTGCGAGAGCCTGGAGGGCTGGCACTGTCGGTATAACAAGGCTGGTGTGACCGTGTGGAGTCAGGGCCAGGAGGAAAGCTGCACCGTGCAGAAAATCAAGGTAAGCAGGCGCTCGAtcttccctgccccagctgtgtgCCCAGTGGCTCCAGAGGGTCCCTGGGGTGCTGACCATGCTTGGGGTCACAGTCCAGGCTGTCTGGGGGTGTTTCTGCCTCAAATTTCAGGGCTGGCAGGGTTAGACCCCCCCGGAGGTGcttccccagctgctcctcaggctCTTGCTGCTTTATCCTCTCAACTTGCCgggatgcccagggcagcctcctGCTATGCGGGCTCACATTGCGGCTGCCCTTGATCCGGACACAGGTGGGAAGGCCCTGAGATCAATTACGTTATGGAGACAGCCTTGCAGGGAGCCCCCGGACATGAGACAGGCTGATGGGATGCCTCCCAGGTGTTCTTTCCCTGGCTCACCATCCTGGGGCACATCACCTCATATCCTCACTGGAGGAGCCTCTCAGAGAGTTTAAGAGCCTTCATGTGCTGTCTCGGGAGGATTGTAGCTTGTCAGGAGATGAATCTGAGGTACTAAAAAGGTTCAGCCAGCCCTTGGGTTGTTGTTACACCTTATTTCTCATCTACACGGCCAGAGATTACAGCATGCTGGGCGCACAGGGTGCACTCCATGTGGGAGCATCCTGCAGGTCCATGCTTGGCTCCATGGTGGGTGTCACAGGCTCTGGCTTTTCTGGCCACCAAGAATCCAGACTGCTAGGTAGGGTTGGGATCCACCAAAACTGGAAGGGCAGACCACCTGATTGAGAGACTGGGAGTGTTAGGGGTGGGTTACCATGAcctgaggagcagggaaggcatGGGGAGGTGGTGAGGAGAGATACAACACACTGTAGGAGGCTCTTGCACCAGTCTCCTGAACACAGAATAACCAGCAGCACATCTCAAGTGCTTGCACTCCAGCCTATGCACTCCCAGCTGGAAAGGcaccaggaggagctgggcgCACAGTGCTGCCATGGAGGGAGGCCCTTCAGGGCCAaagtgaggaggaggagcagcaggtgtATCCTGCAAGACACATTTCATTGCTGCCATGAGCCAGGGAAGAGCTTCTGGACCAGGATCAGGGAGCACTTAGCCAGTTGGGCATGCACAAGTCACAGGGCCAGGGAGGACATACACAGGGGTGCTGGGTGATCTGGCCAACGTCTCTTTGAAAAGTCCTGGTgcctgcaggagctccctgaTACCTGGGAAAAGGCCACCCATCATATCTATCTCCCAAAAGGGAACTCCAGGGTACTATGGACTGCTGTGTCACCTCCTTCCCTGGGAAGAAGATGGAGATCATCGTCCTGGAAGCCATATCCTGAAGGAGAAGGGCagtggtgacagcagcagggaccTACTAAGAGCAAATCATGACTGAGCAGCCAGATTGCCCCCTCCAGCAAGAGACTGTCTGTGTGGGTACAGGCAGATCCAAGAGAGCCCTATACTGTGACTTTAGCACAGCCTTGGACAGGGTTTCCCATAATCTGTGTGTTGCCACATTGCTGAGATCTGGACTGGAGAAGTGGCTGCTGCTTGGTGTGACCAGGATGGGCTTGGAAGGACAGGCTGGCAGGAACTCCTGGAGAGAAGCCAAGGTCAAACACACAGCCTGGAAGAGGGGGTGCAGTTATGTCCCCCTTGCCCCCATGAGCCACACAGATAGGGGAACCCAGGCATGTCCAGGGAGGTCAGGCCTGGTTCATTGCAAGTTATACctcctttctgtgtttttccctACCCTGAAGAGGGTCTGGGCATGGTACAGGGGTTAGCACTGACCAGAGACTCTTCCCAAAATATGGGATGGAGGATGCCACCCAGTCCGTgagggagagctgagctgcacagcTCTCTGGGACTTGGGGACAGAAGAGCTGCAGTCTTTCCATTAACTGAGGGAGTTAATTAACCCAGAGATCACTGAGCAGTTGGAGCTTTGGATTTTTCCCACCTGAAATCCCTTTGGATGGTTTTGGGCTCTGTGTTTTACCACCCCAGCTGACCACCTGCTATGCCTGGACAGATGGGGCTGTTGCTCCATCCGAGGCTGGAGGGAGTGGTGGACAGGCTTTAATGGGGAACTTGGGGAGTGCAAGGCTGAGATGCTCCTGCTGTGATAACCAGAGCTTCGAGAAGCGCTATGAGCTCCACCTACAGCTGGAAacatccctctccctgcagcagcagcacgtccTGACCCAGCTGGGAGCGGGTGGCTGGGGCGGGGGAGCCAGAGGAGGGGGCTGGGTGCTCCCACACTCCTCCACGGTGCCCTGGAGACTGCAGCACATCTCCAAGCCTGTCCTGGGCACGAGTCCAGCACACTGGGCACAAACCATCACCCAGGCCACCGGGGAAAGCTTGCCTGAGATTGATGGGACCTGCCACGTTCAGAGGGCCATCTCCAATTACACAGCACCTCATCAAAGATGCAAGGCCTCTAACGAGGAGCAGATGACATCTCCTTCCTCCCAGCATTGAGAGGAGCAGGGTAGTCGTCTTCATCAATAATGCACCAGCTGGTGAGGGTGGGCAGCTCCACAGCTCCAGTTACAGCTGGGcccccctcctgcctccccagaCTGGACCCCACACCAAAGACCATcatgccagggcaggagcatccctTTGCTTGCCCTGCAGGAACACAGGGTGAGGGTACAGAGCAAGGCTCAGAGTCTGCAAAGCCTGGACCACCAGGCATCTCTGTTTGAGGGAAGAGGGTCTTTCCAGCTCCACTCTAAGCTACAGGAccaggagctctgcctgggctgtCCTGAAGCAGGGCCATGCACCGTTTGTGCAGAGCATCCTCCATGGCACACATTCtttacagcagcagcacaggggcgCACCACTGCCCACAGAGACAGTCTAAAGCTCTGTGCCATGGGAGTGAGTGCTGACCCCCTGCCTGTCTCCCCACAGACCCGAATCTCCTGCAAGGACGTCCCTGCTGAGACCCTCTATGATGTGCTGCATGACACCAGTTACCGCAAGAAATGGGATTCCAACATGATCGAGACCTACGACATTGGGCGCCTCACCGTTAACGCTGACGTTGGATATTACTCCTGtgagcagcccccagcccctggaaAGTCCCCCTCCACAATCCCACACCCCTTTGAGCCcgtgtggggctgtggggattGTGGTGTAACTGGGTCTGTCTGCAGGGAAGTGCCCGAGCCCCCTAAAGAACCGGGATTTCGTCACCCTGCGCTCCTGGCTGCCCCTGGGCAATGACTACATGATCATCAACTACAGCGTCAAGCACCCGGTGAgcccctccagcagcccctAGCCCTGGCAGTGGTgccagcaggcacaggcagggctgtgcagtggCTCAGGCAGGCTCTGAGGGGCTTGGAATCTCTCTGCAGAAATACCCACCCCGGAAGGATTTTGTGAGGGCCGTGTCCCTGCAGACGGGTTACCTGATCAAGGCCAACGGCGACGGTGCCTGTGTTCTCTATTACCTCACCCAGGTGGACCCTCGTGGTGAGTGCCAGCGGGAGGGGAGGGTGCACTTTGCCTGCTCAGGGATGGGTCCCAGTGTACCCCCAAAGCTTCCCCATCATGGCTCTCCATCACCCAGGAGAGTGGGAACAATCCAAGAAAAAATGGGGTCTCCTCCTGGGGCACTACTGCCATCAGCCCTGGTGTTGCTCAGGTTGGCACAGAGCAATGCAGGCTTTTGATGCCTCCTCTGGGGCTGGCCCTGATTGCCTGAGTGACAGGGCTTTGGGCTCTTGCAGGGTCGCTGCCAAAGTGGGTGGTGAACCGTGTCTCCCAGTTTGTGGCACCAAAGGTAAGCAGGGTGCATGGCTGGTGGTGGAatgcacaggcagcagggatgaGCTGCCCCTTATTTACCCCCGGGTAGGGGCACGATGGGTGGTGGATGATCCAGGGCCCACAGAATGGGTGCTGGGTAACACACGGTTCACAGGACAGGTCCTAGGTGACCCAGAGCTCACAGGGTGGGTACTGGGCTATCCAGGACTCACAGGATGTGTCCTGAGTGACACACAGGAGGGGTGCTGGCTGACCCAGGGCTCACAGAATGGGTACTGAGTGATCCAGAGCTCACAGGATGGATCCTGGGTGGCAAATGGAATGTGTGCTGGGTGACACTGAGTGTGCTCTGGGcatgctgctggggctgtgtgcTCCAAGCCAGGCCCCTATGCCCTCCCAACACCCCCAAAAACTAGCAGtgggggagctgggagctgtgcccacagcccagggcagctccatccccagTCCTGCTCTTCCACAGGCCATGAAGAAGATCTACAAGGCTGGGCTGAAGTACCCAGAGTGGAAACGCAAGCATGACCCTGAATACAAGCCCTGGGTGTACCCAGAGCAGAACACCCTGCCCAGCGTGAGCCTGGCCGAGCTCTCTGTGCAACACGCTGACTCTCTGGAGAACATCGATGAGACGGGGCTGTCTGAGGACCACCTGAGCACCAGTGACCACGAGGCCTGAGCCCTCTCCACAGGCTCTTGTGTGGGGACCCCCTAATGACCGAGGCTTGGCAGCCAGGGGCATGGGTGGGAATTTGGCCCTGTGTCCCCCAATAGTCAGatctgctctccaacttctcATCATAGACCCCCCTACCCAGGCAGGGGGGTACTGTCCCATGGGAATCCGAGTAACAAGTGCTGGAAAGAGGGAGGATGGGCACCCTAGTCCCCCCTGTGCCCATGGAGATGGCCCCATAcgaggcagtgctggcagtgggagTGGGTGCCCCAAagacaggctgggcagagtgAGAGAGGGGTAACCCTTCATGGGGTGTAGGAGCTTTCCTGGTACCAAGATATGTCTCTACCACTGTAAGACCTTCTAGGGGTGTCTCTCAAATATCTGGAAGTGGGGAGCTGTCGGGGTTCTGCTCAGgctttgcagcagcacagggcttGGATTGACCCACTCTGGCCCAAGGTCTGCCACacccaaggtcaggctggactcGCTGCAGGTCACCAAACCCCACCACGCTTTGTGTGAGCCCCTCACCTCAGGGAGCACTCCCAGGTCCTCTCCTGAGTGTCAGGCTCACCTCTGCAGGCTGTCTCTGGCCCAGATGGCTCTCAGGGCCCCTTCCCCAGGTGGTCTCTGGGCGGGCTTGTCCTGGCAGTGGGGTCTCGGGCAGCCTGTGTCCCCACTCCCTCGGTGTTTGCCACTGTTGTGGTTTCTGGCACAACAATAAAGGGATTGGTGTGTATGCAAGAGCGTCAGGCTGGCATGGGATGATGTTGGCACCAAGCCCACCCAGAGGGAGTCCAGGTGCTTGATCCAGGTCACACAGGAGAGTTAGTCCATCTCTGCATCCCCAGCACCTTGGGGTGACCCTCAGCAGGCCATGGCAGGGCAGAAGACATGGAtaccagctctgcagccccacatGCATGTGGGTGAGCGTGTGTGGGCATGAGGCAGCTCCCACCAGCCAACAGGAAGTTGGTCTAGACAGACACTACAGCAGGAATACGCTGACAAATGAGGGATTTTCCACCCACTACTCGCCCCCACATTCTGAGGCTGCCTGTGGACACCAGGCTCCTGCCACAGCTGTGTTTAAGCCTGACCTGTGTACATGGGACCGTCACTGATGATGGTGCTGGGTTGCTCAGCTCCAGACCTGTCTCAGCAAGGTAAAAACTAGGGAACATGGCCAGGATGTCACAGTCACTCTCGCAGCCAGAATGTGGAGGACAATCAAAGCAGTGATGGGGGACAACTCCCTGTTAGCACCCAGGGCTTGCACCCTGCCCATAGCCACATGACACTGTGGACTTTGGGGCCCCTCTGACCCAGCCTAAGGCTCCCTGGTCCCCCTGACTGGCTGTGGTCGGCCCACCGAGTTGTGAGTGCCACTGCCCTGAGTGTGCTTTCCCCACAT comes from the Pithys albifrons albifrons isolate INPA30051 chromosome 15, PitAlb_v1, whole genome shotgun sequence genome and includes:
- the LOC139678923 gene encoding START domain-containing protein 10-like isoform X1, which translates into the protein MSRGGEIVYIPDDSDFSSFRDQCESLEGWHCRYNKAGVTVWSQGQEESCTVQKIKTRISCKDVPAETLYDVLHDTSYRKKWDSNMIETYDIGRLTVNADVGYYSWKCPSPLKNRDFVTLRSWLPLGNDYMIINYSVKHPKYPPRKDFVRAVSLQTGYLIKANGDGACVLYYLTQVDPRGSLPKWVVNRVSQFVAPKAMKKIYKAGLKYPEWKRKHDPEYKPWVYPEQNTLPSVSLAELSVQHADSLENIDETGLSEDHLSTSDHEA
- the LOC139678923 gene encoding START domain-containing protein 10-like isoform X2, with the protein product MRSPGCPNSLAHTRISCKDVPAETLYDVLHDTSYRKKWDSNMIETYDIGRLTVNADVGYYSWKCPSPLKNRDFVTLRSWLPLGNDYMIINYSVKHPKYPPRKDFVRAVSLQTGYLIKANGDGACVLYYLTQVDPRGSLPKWVVNRVSQFVAPKAMKKIYKAGLKYPEWKRKHDPEYKPWVYPEQNTLPSVSLAELSVQHADSLENIDETGLSEDHLSTSDHEA